Proteins co-encoded in one Spirosoma endbachense genomic window:
- a CDS encoding rubredoxin domain-containing protein, with the protein MRDYYTLKINLPAGIVSPGALQNVLTLAHDAGVHTVRFGARQQLLMTVHYEDMRFLEKDLKKHQIAYEANTEQYPNIISSYCGEDVFRTGAWLRESEYHTVLDQFDYQPRLKVNLSDSNQSFTPFFTGNLNFIASPIPHFWYLYVRPKQSNTLFRWRELIYTNDMGRLAKAVEEAMLEHDHTEEEALFRAVTTGRSFITQPATNDVELPEFSLPYYEGFNRYGQRSWLGLYRRDEQFSVAFLLEVCALCLKTRVGELCVTPWKSLIIKGIEEKDRATWSRILGKHNINVRHAANELAWQTEDHTNEGTQLKNYVLRYFEKHDTRTFGLCFGVQTRPKSEVFGSVLVRKRPLLQLGQLALFSVYDVYYTENFNPNSRTYHLFEKGLFKLHLPNQINRLCRKFSTGRLLQRGEVVRLESEKPEPALSPISSVYQCPHCFTVYDEQYGDTLNAIPAGTPFSALPSDYSCPTCDAPKEEMEEVLLEVG; encoded by the coding sequence ATGCGCGACTATTACACCCTGAAAATCAACCTGCCCGCTGGAATCGTTTCGCCGGGAGCGTTGCAAAATGTGCTGACACTGGCACATGATGCGGGCGTACATACGGTGCGGTTTGGTGCCCGGCAGCAACTACTGATGACGGTGCATTATGAAGACATGCGCTTCCTGGAAAAAGACCTGAAAAAACACCAGATTGCGTATGAAGCCAATACGGAGCAGTATCCTAATATTATTAGCTCGTATTGTGGCGAAGATGTGTTTCGCACGGGTGCCTGGCTACGCGAAAGTGAATACCATACGGTGCTGGACCAGTTTGATTATCAGCCACGTCTGAAAGTTAACCTGTCGGATTCGAACCAGAGTTTTACACCTTTTTTTACCGGAAATCTCAACTTCATTGCTTCGCCGATACCGCATTTCTGGTATCTGTATGTCCGTCCGAAACAGAGTAATACGCTTTTCCGGTGGCGGGAACTGATCTATACGAACGACATGGGCCGACTCGCTAAAGCCGTTGAGGAAGCCATGCTGGAGCATGACCACACGGAAGAAGAAGCCCTTTTCAGAGCCGTAACAACAGGCCGAAGCTTCATTACGCAGCCAGCAACGAATGACGTAGAACTTCCTGAATTTTCATTACCCTACTACGAAGGCTTTAACCGATATGGGCAGCGTTCGTGGCTTGGTCTTTACCGGCGTGACGAACAGTTTTCGGTGGCGTTTCTGCTCGAAGTCTGCGCGCTATGCCTGAAAACACGCGTCGGAGAACTATGTGTAACGCCCTGGAAATCGCTCATTATTAAGGGCATTGAAGAAAAAGACCGGGCTACCTGGTCGCGTATCCTGGGCAAACACAACATCAATGTACGCCATGCCGCAAATGAATTGGCCTGGCAAACCGAAGACCATACCAACGAGGGAACGCAGCTGAAGAATTATGTGCTGCGCTATTTTGAAAAGCACGATACCCGAACATTTGGGCTTTGTTTTGGCGTGCAGACGCGGCCTAAATCGGAAGTATTTGGTTCGGTACTGGTTCGGAAACGGCCTTTGCTTCAACTTGGTCAGTTAGCGCTTTTTAGCGTCTATGATGTCTATTACACCGAAAATTTTAACCCCAATAGCCGAACGTACCACCTGTTTGAAAAAGGGTTATTTAAGCTGCATTTACCCAATCAGATAAACCGGCTTTGCCGAAAATTCAGCACTGGTCGTTTGCTGCAACGTGGTGAAGTCGTTCGGCTGGAATCCGAAAAACCGGAACCAGCCTTATCGCCCATTTCGAGTGTTTATCAATGTCCGCATTGTTTTACGGTTTATGACGAACAATATGGTGATACGTTAAATGCCATTCCAGCAGGAACCCCGTTCAGCGCGTTGCCGAGTGATTATTCGTGTCCTACCTGTGATGCACCAAAAGAAGAAATGGAAGAGGTATTGCTGGAAGTTGGCTGA
- a CDS encoding glycoside hydrolase family 95 protein, producing the protein MLTKTTHFYLILLAFALRLSDPLTAQPLKLWYKQPARNWNEALPVGNGRLGVMVFGKVSEELLQLNESTLWSGGPVDPNPNPDAKAYLPQIRKALFEENYELATSLTKKMQGRYTESYEPLGDLLIRQPFSGQPTTYYRALNISDATATTRFTVDGVTYSREIFVSAPDQVIVVRLTADKPGKLNFVASTKSQLRYQLAAINSRELALTGKAPAHTDPNYVRDNPQPIIYDDANQCRGMRFALRIRALPSDGTVTTDTAGIHVSNATSVVLLLSAATSFNGFDKCPDKDGKDEIKLAESYLNPAARKTYAALKQAHQQDYQTYFNRVSLTLTAKTGSTDRQALPTDERLSQYATGENDPTLESLYYQFGRYLLISSSRPTGTPANLQGIWNPHVRPPWSSNFTININTQMNYWPAEVSNLSEFHRPLFGLIKDVASTGKATAQNFYGIGGWTAHHNTDIWGVSNPVGDLGKGSPLWANWAMGGAWLSQHLYEHYRFTGDKTFLRETAYPLMKGAAQFCSEWLIPDNEGHLVTAPSTTPENVFVLPNGKRGEVSIATTMDMGIIRDLFTNVIEASAILNTDADFRKVISEQTGKLYPFQIGKKGNLQEWFKDFDEVEPLHRHVSHLFALHPGRQIAPLTTPELAAAARKTLELRGDEGTGWSKAWKINFWARLNDGNHAYKLLRELLKLTGMEGTNYTNAGGTYPNMFCAHPPFQIDGNFGGIAGMSEMLLQSHLDHIGLLAALPDQWKSGQVKGLRARGGFDIVEMTWQDGNVNKVVIRSNVGGNCRLRVPNALKASGGVVLKPASGANPNPLFQGPTVQNAQAATAKVYDFMTQAGRNYTFVMQ; encoded by the coding sequence ATGCTTACGAAAACAACGCATTTTTACCTAATTCTGCTTGCCTTCGCCCTACGTCTGTCAGATCCACTCACGGCCCAGCCACTCAAACTGTGGTACAAACAACCCGCCCGAAACTGGAACGAAGCGCTGCCCGTTGGCAACGGTCGCCTGGGGGTTATGGTGTTTGGCAAAGTGAGTGAAGAATTGCTTCAACTCAACGAAAGCACACTCTGGTCGGGCGGTCCCGTCGATCCGAACCCCAATCCGGACGCAAAAGCGTATTTACCCCAGATTCGCAAGGCGTTGTTTGAGGAGAATTATGAACTGGCGACCTCGCTCACCAAAAAAATGCAGGGTCGCTATACGGAGTCCTACGAACCGCTGGGCGACCTTCTGATCCGTCAGCCATTCAGCGGTCAGCCAACAACGTATTACCGCGCCCTGAACATCAGCGACGCTACGGCAACGACCCGTTTCACCGTTGATGGAGTGACCTATTCGCGGGAAATCTTCGTATCGGCACCCGATCAGGTCATTGTTGTTCGCCTGACCGCCGATAAACCGGGCAAGCTAAATTTTGTGGCATCCACAAAAAGTCAGCTTCGATACCAGCTGGCAGCCATCAATAGCCGGGAATTAGCCCTTACCGGGAAAGCCCCGGCCCATACCGATCCAAATTATGTCCGTGATAATCCACAACCCATTATTTATGATGATGCGAATCAATGCCGGGGGATGCGTTTCGCATTACGCATTCGGGCACTGCCCAGCGATGGCACCGTCACGACAGACACGGCGGGTATACACGTCAGCAATGCGACCAGTGTTGTGCTGCTGCTCTCTGCGGCAACGAGCTTCAATGGGTTCGACAAGTGCCCGGATAAAGACGGTAAAGATGAAATCAAGCTGGCAGAAAGCTACCTGAATCCAGCCGCCCGAAAAACTTATGCGGCTCTGAAACAGGCGCACCAACAGGATTATCAGACCTATTTCAATCGTGTTTCGCTCACCCTGACTGCTAAAACTGGTTCAACAGATCGTCAGGCTCTGCCGACCGACGAGCGATTAAGCCAGTACGCAACGGGCGAAAATGACCCGACGCTGGAAAGTCTGTACTATCAATTTGGTCGCTACCTGCTTATTTCAAGTTCACGCCCGACCGGAACACCCGCCAATTTGCAGGGCATCTGGAATCCGCACGTTCGACCACCCTGGAGCAGTAATTTCACGATCAACATCAACACGCAGATGAACTACTGGCCAGCCGAGGTCAGCAATTTATCCGAATTTCACCGGCCGCTATTTGGGCTAATAAAGGATGTAGCCAGTACCGGCAAAGCCACCGCCCAGAATTTCTATGGCATCGGCGGCTGGACTGCCCACCACAATACCGATATCTGGGGCGTCTCTAATCCGGTTGGCGATCTGGGCAAAGGGAGTCCGTTATGGGCCAACTGGGCAATGGGTGGCGCCTGGCTCAGTCAGCATCTTTATGAACACTATCGCTTCACGGGCGACAAAACATTTCTGCGGGAAACGGCCTACCCGCTCATGAAAGGAGCGGCCCAATTCTGCTCGGAATGGCTGATACCAGATAACGAAGGGCATCTGGTAACGGCCCCGTCGACCACGCCCGAAAATGTGTTTGTACTCCCGAATGGCAAACGAGGGGAAGTATCCATAGCCACCACAATGGACATGGGCATCATCCGCGACCTGTTCACGAATGTCATCGAAGCATCAGCAATCCTCAATACGGATGCTGATTTCCGGAAAGTGATCAGTGAGCAAACGGGGAAACTGTATCCGTTCCAGATCGGCAAAAAAGGGAATCTACAGGAATGGTTTAAAGACTTCGATGAGGTTGAACCGCTGCACCGGCACGTATCCCACCTGTTTGCCTTACACCCCGGTCGGCAGATTGCGCCATTGACAACTCCCGAACTGGCAGCCGCAGCCCGCAAAACCCTCGAACTCCGGGGCGATGAGGGCACAGGCTGGAGTAAAGCCTGGAAAATTAACTTCTGGGCGCGGCTTAATGATGGTAACCACGCCTACAAACTTCTTCGCGAGCTACTGAAACTAACCGGCATGGAAGGAACCAACTATACCAATGCGGGCGGCACCTATCCCAATATGTTCTGCGCCCATCCGCCGTTCCAGATCGATGGAAACTTTGGGGGTATTGCCGGTATGAGCGAGATGCTGCTCCAGAGTCATCTCGACCATATCGGATTGCTGGCCGCCCTCCCCGACCAGTGGAAAAGTGGTCAGGTAAAAGGGTTACGGGCGCGGGGTGGATTTGACATCGTTGAGATGACCTGGCAGGATGGCAACGTAAATAAGGTCGTTATCAGGTCCAACGTTGGCGGAAACTGTCGCCTTCGCGTTCCCAACGCCCTGAAAGCATCAGGTGGTGTGGTGCTGAAACCCGCCAGCGGGGCAAATCCGAATCCTCTTTTCCAGGGGCCAACCGTTCAGAATGCGCAAGCTGCAACGGCCAAGGTGTATGATTTCATGACCCAGGCAGGACGGAATTACACGTTTGTGATGCAGTAA
- a CDS encoding leishmanolysin-related zinc metalloendopeptidase — MEVRFLGGLTKKQKDAFKKAADRWCKIIIGDLPSVQVDGEVIDDVLILASGAAIDGPGRILGQAGPTRLRPANAGNAAFLPAKGEMQFDTADLAEMGKNGTLIDVITHEMGHVLGIGTVWSKKNLLQGAGTSNPTFKGHNASIEYGQLRGMGSTPVPVENTGGIGTQDSHWRETIFRNELMSGFIAGQNNPISRVTVASLQDCGYEVDINAAEPFALPNLIALAEAGFLVAEDLHSEHMLISIPTVLPDDSLM, encoded by the coding sequence ATTGAAGTACGATTTTTAGGTGGGCTGACAAAGAAACAAAAGGATGCGTTTAAAAAAGCGGCAGATCGTTGGTGTAAAATTATCATTGGCGATTTACCCAGCGTACAAGTCGATGGCGAAGTAATTGATGATGTTCTCATTCTCGCTTCCGGTGCGGCAATTGATGGTCCAGGCAGGATTTTAGGTCAGGCCGGTCCAACGCGGTTACGGCCAGCGAATGCTGGTAATGCCGCCTTCCTACCGGCTAAGGGTGAAATGCAATTTGATACTGCCGATTTAGCGGAAATGGGAAAAAATGGAACGCTGATTGATGTAATCACGCATGAAATGGGCCATGTTCTTGGCATAGGGACTGTATGGAGTAAAAAAAATCTTTTACAAGGGGCAGGTACTTCCAATCCAACATTTAAAGGTCATAATGCGTCAATAGAGTATGGACAACTTAGAGGGATGGGCTCTACACCCGTGCCGGTTGAAAATACCGGCGGCATTGGAACACAGGACTCCCACTGGCGAGAAACTATCTTTCGGAATGAACTTATGTCGGGCTTTATTGCAGGCCAAAATAACCCGATAAGCCGCGTTACTGTCGCCAGTCTTCAGGATTGTGGCTATGAAGTAGATATTAATGCCGCCGAACCTTTTGCATTACCTAACCTTATTGCATTGGCTGAAGCCGGATTTTTGGTTGCCGAGGATCTGCACTCCGAACATATGCTTATCAGTATCCCTACCGTTTTACCAGATGATAGTCTTATGTAG